A stretch of the Candidatus Methylomirabilota bacterium genome encodes the following:
- a CDS encoding urease accessory protein UreD, whose protein sequence is MRSFPGSAGSSSSSRPRASADAARVGRDGALALGFERRGAATVLRRVRYTLPLQVLAPVALDDPACVVSVLNPTGGLVGGDRLTIEADVGPGAHALLTTPSASRVYRAPAEAAVQTVALRLGRAAVVEWVPDHTIPFAGSAFRQAIDCELDDGAALLLLDAFAAGRVARGEAWRFRRLESAVTVRERRGLVFHDRFVLRDGDGAAGLGAAEGHPYFATLVVVAEAGVEAFTAAAGRVLERARGLSGGVAALPRRGAIVRCLAADAPALTEGLDALWAAARREVLGLPPLPLRKP, encoded by the coding sequence ATGCGATCCTTTCCTGGATCCGCGGGGAGCTCCTCCTCGAGCCGGCCGCGCGCTAGCGCCGACGCCGCGCGCGTCGGCCGCGACGGCGCGCTCGCGCTCGGCTTCGAGCGCCGCGGCGCCGCCACGGTCCTGCGGCGCGTGCGGTACACGCTGCCGCTCCAGGTCCTGGCGCCGGTCGCGCTCGACGATCCCGCGTGCGTCGTCTCGGTCCTGAACCCGACGGGCGGGCTCGTCGGCGGCGACCGCCTGACGATCGAGGCCGACGTCGGGCCCGGCGCCCACGCCCTGCTCACGACGCCGTCGGCGAGCCGCGTCTACCGGGCGCCCGCCGAGGCCGCGGTGCAGACGGTCGCGCTGCGGCTCGGCCGCGCGGCCGTTGTCGAGTGGGTGCCCGACCACACGATCCCGTTCGCGGGCTCGGCGTTCCGTCAGGCCATCGACTGCGAGCTGGACGACGGCGCGGCGCTGCTCCTGCTCGACGCGTTCGCCGCCGGCCGCGTCGCGCGGGGCGAGGCCTGGAGGTTCCGCCGCCTCGAGAGCGCCGTGACGGTCCGCGAGCGCCGCGGCCTCGTCTTCCACGACCGGTTCGTCCTCCGGGACGGGGACGGCGCCGCCGGGCTCGGCGCGGCCGAGGGGCATCCGTACTTCGCGACGCTGGTCGTCGTCGCCGAGGCCGGCGTCGAGGCCTTCACCGCCGCCGCGGGGCGCGTCCTCGAGCGCGCCCGCGGGCTCAGCGGCGGCGTCGCGGCGCTGCCCCGTCGCGGCGCGATCGTCCGCTGCCTCGCGGCGGACGCCCCCGCGCTCACCGAGGGGCTCGACGCCCTCTGGGCCGCGGCGCGCCGCGAGGTCCTCGGGCTCCCGCCGCTTCCCCTGCGCAAGCCGTGA
- the ureG gene encoding urease accessory protein UreG: MSANARIPRPLKIGIGGPVGSGKTALAEALCLRLRAHVDMAVITNDIYTKEDAEFLIRRGVLPAARVVGVETGGCPHTAIREDASVNLEAVHELMKAFPDLDLLLIESGGDNLAATFSPELVDATIYVIDVAEGEKIPRKGGPGITRSDMLVINKIDLAPHVGADLSVMERDARRMRGAKPFVFTNLRTGEGVDAILSWIRGELLLEPAAR; this comes from the coding sequence ATGAGCGCGAACGCTCGCATCCCGCGGCCCCTCAAGATCGGCATCGGCGGCCCCGTCGGCTCCGGCAAGACCGCGCTGGCCGAGGCCCTCTGCCTCCGCCTCCGCGCGCACGTGGACATGGCCGTGATCACCAACGACATCTATACGAAGGAGGACGCCGAGTTCCTGATCCGGCGGGGCGTCTTGCCGGCCGCGCGCGTCGTGGGCGTCGAGACGGGCGGGTGCCCGCACACGGCCATCCGGGAAGACGCGTCGGTGAACCTGGAAGCCGTCCACGAGCTGATGAAGGCGTTCCCGGATCTCGACCTGCTCTTGATCGAGAGCGGCGGCGATAATCTGGCCGCCACGTTCAGCCCCGAGCTCGTGGACGCGACGATCTACGTGATCGACGTCGCCGAGGGCGAGAAGATCCCGCGCAAGGGCGGCCCCGGCATCACGCGCTCGGACATGCTCGTGATCAACAAGATCGATCTGGCGCCCCACGTCGGCGCCGACCTCTCGGTGATGGAGCGCGACGCGCGGCGGATGCGGGGCGCCAAGCCCTTCGTGTTCACCAACCTGCGCACGGGCGAGGGAGTCGATGCGATCCTTTCCTGGATCCGCGGGGAGCTCCTCCTCGAGCCGGCCGCGCGCTAG
- a CDS encoding urease accessory UreF family protein: MTTDGALLALLQFADGLFPAGGFAHSFGLETYAQEGRVRDRAGLEAFVRAHLEGSAGPCDAVAVAHAARRAAAGDVAGVVALDERLDAMKCVPEYRSASRQMGRQTLRVAAGLGGDPVLGELARLVEDGLAAGHHAVALGAALGRSGVDPERAAAAYLYSTAALLVGAALRLIALGQLDGQRVLAGLRPDVARLAAAAAAARVEDMWSFNPGLELAGIRHATLDARLFRS, encoded by the coding sequence ATGACCACTGACGGCGCCCTCCTGGCCCTGCTCCAGTTCGCCGACGGGCTCTTCCCCGCGGGCGGCTTCGCCCACTCGTTCGGTCTCGAGACATACGCCCAGGAGGGGCGGGTGAGGGACCGCGCGGGGCTCGAGGCGTTCGTCCGCGCGCACCTCGAGGGGAGCGCCGGGCCGTGCGACGCCGTCGCCGTGGCTCATGCCGCGCGCCGCGCCGCCGCGGGCGACGTCGCCGGCGTCGTCGCGCTCGACGAGAGGCTCGACGCGATGAAGTGCGTGCCCGAGTACCGCTCGGCGAGCCGACAGATGGGCCGCCAGACGCTCCGTGTCGCCGCGGGCCTGGGCGGGGACCCGGTGCTCGGCGAGCTCGCGCGCCTCGTCGAGGACGGCCTGGCGGCCGGGCACCACGCGGTCGCGCTCGGCGCCGCCCTCGGCCGCTCGGGCGTCGACCCCGAGCGCGCCGCGGCGGCCTATCTCTACTCGACGGCGGCGCTCCTCGTGGGCGCCGCGCTCCGGCTCATCGCCCTCGGCCAGCTGGACGGGCAGCGGGTGCTGGCCGGACTGCGCCCCGACGTGGCGCGGCTCGCCGCCGCCGCGGCGGCGGCGCGTGTCGAGGACATGTGGAGCTTCAACCCCGGGCTCGAGCTCGCGGGCATCCGCCACGCGACGCTCGACGCGAGGCTGTTCAGGTCATGA
- a CDS encoding urease accessory protein UreE, whose translation MAEPVVVVTHPHVHLHDADLSRLERDALVLTAEERRWGRRRVTTQAGRTLALALPTGSTLTPGEILHVGPGWYVVIEAAPEPVLAVTPRSRDEAIRIAFEVGNRHFTLALDGERLLIPDDPAMEQLLGRLAVAFERVQRVFVPVGAGHRHDH comes from the coding sequence ATGGCGGAGCCGGTGGTCGTCGTCACGCACCCGCACGTTCACCTGCACGACGCGGACCTCTCGCGGCTCGAGCGCGACGCGCTCGTGCTGACCGCCGAGGAGCGGCGCTGGGGGCGGCGCCGCGTGACGACGCAGGCCGGTCGCACGCTCGCGCTCGCGCTCCCGACCGGGAGCACGCTCACGCCCGGCGAGATCCTGCACGTCGGCCCCGGCTGGTACGTCGTCATCGAGGCGGCGCCCGAGCCGGTGCTCGCGGTGACGCCGCGCTCGCGCGACGAGGCGATCCGCATCGCCTTCGAGGTCGGCAACCGCCACTTCACGCTCGCGCTCGACGGCGAGCGGCTGCTCATCCCCGACGACCCGGCGATGGAGCAGCTCCTCGGGCGGCTCGCCGTCGCCTTCGAGCGCGTGCAGCGCGTGTTCGTCCCCGTCGGCGCCGGGCATCGTCATGACCACTGA
- the ureC gene encoding urease subunit alpha yields MTLRLTRRQYADLYGPTTGDRVRLADTELLIRIERDLTTPGEEAKFGGGKVIRDGMGQSARATRADGVLDVVITNAVVVDHWGIVKADIGVREGRIVGVGKAGNPDIMAGVTPGMVIGAGTEVIAGEGKIVTAGGLDTHIHFICPQLVTEAISAGLTTMVGGGTGPATGTNATTCTPGEWNLHRMLEAAEAFPVNLGFLGKGNASTPDPLREQIAAGAIGLKLHEDWGTTPAAIDTALSVADEHDVQVAIHTDTLNEAGFVEDSIRAFKGRTIHTYHTEGAGGGHAPDIIRVCGEPNCLPSSTNPTMPFTVNTMDEHLDMLMVCHHLNPRIPEDLAFAESRIRAETIAAEDVLHDLGAISMMSSDSQAMGRIGEVIIRTWQTADKMKRQRGPLPGERPGDDNLRVKRYVAKYTINPAIAHGMAAHVGSVEAGKLADLVLWRPAFFGVKPELVVKGGMIAWAAMGDPNASIPTPQPVLYRPMFGALGRARGATALTFVSAAALAAGVPGRLGLARRAVAVQNCRRIGKRDMIHNGALPRIEVDPETYEVRADGERLTCEPARVLPMAQRYFLF; encoded by the coding sequence ATGACCCTGCGCCTGACGCGGCGGCAGTACGCGGACCTCTACGGTCCGACGACCGGCGACCGGGTGCGGCTCGCCGACACCGAGCTCCTGATCCGCATCGAGCGCGATCTCACGACGCCGGGCGAGGAGGCGAAGTTCGGCGGCGGCAAGGTGATCCGCGACGGCATGGGGCAGTCGGCGCGCGCGACGCGCGCCGACGGGGTTCTCGACGTCGTGATCACCAACGCGGTCGTCGTGGACCATTGGGGGATCGTCAAGGCGGACATCGGCGTCCGTGAGGGGCGCATCGTGGGCGTCGGCAAGGCGGGGAACCCCGACATCATGGCGGGCGTGACGCCCGGCATGGTGATCGGCGCGGGCACCGAGGTGATCGCGGGCGAGGGCAAGATCGTCACCGCGGGCGGGCTCGACACGCACATCCACTTCATCTGCCCGCAGCTCGTCACGGAGGCCATCAGCGCGGGGTTGACCACGATGGTCGGCGGCGGCACGGGCCCCGCGACGGGCACGAACGCGACGACGTGCACGCCGGGCGAGTGGAACCTCCACCGGATGCTCGAGGCCGCCGAGGCGTTCCCGGTGAACCTCGGCTTCCTGGGCAAGGGGAACGCCTCCACGCCCGATCCGCTGCGCGAGCAGATCGCGGCGGGCGCGATCGGACTCAAGCTCCACGAGGACTGGGGGACGACGCCCGCGGCGATCGACACGGCGCTCTCGGTCGCCGACGAGCACGACGTGCAGGTCGCGATCCACACCGACACGCTCAACGAGGCGGGCTTCGTCGAGGACTCGATCCGCGCGTTCAAGGGGCGGACGATCCACACCTACCACACGGAGGGCGCCGGCGGCGGCCACGCGCCCGACATCATTCGGGTGTGCGGGGAGCCCAACTGCCTGCCGTCCTCGACGAACCCGACGATGCCGTTCACCGTGAACACGATGGACGAGCACCTCGACATGCTGATGGTCTGCCACCACCTCAACCCCAGGATCCCCGAGGACCTCGCCTTCGCCGAGTCGCGCATCCGCGCCGAGACGATCGCGGCCGAGGATGTGCTCCACGACCTCGGCGCGATCAGCATGATGTCGTCCGACTCGCAGGCGATGGGACGGATCGGCGAGGTCATCATCCGCACGTGGCAGACCGCCGACAAGATGAAGCGCCAGCGCGGGCCGCTGCCGGGCGAGCGGCCCGGCGACGACAACCTCCGCGTCAAGCGCTACGTCGCCAAGTACACGATCAATCCCGCGATCGCGCACGGGATGGCGGCCCACGTCGGCTCCGTCGAGGCCGGCAAGCTCGCCGACCTCGTTCTCTGGCGCCCGGCGTTCTTCGGCGTGAAGCCCGAGCTCGTCGTGAAGGGCGGGATGATCGCCTGGGCGGCGATGGGCGACCCGAACGCGTCGATCCCGACGCCACAGCCGGTCCTCTACCGGCCGATGTTCGGCGCCCTTGGCCGGGCGCGTGGCGCGACCGCCCTCACGTTCGTCTCGGCCGCCGCGCTCGCCGCCGGCGTGCCGGGGCGGCTCGGCCTCGCGCGCCGCGCCGTCGCCGTCCAGAACTGCCGGCGGATCGGCAAGCGCGACATGATCCACAACGGGGCGCTCCCGCGTATCGAGGTGGACCCGGAGACCTACGAGGTGCGCGCGGACGGCGAGCGGCTCACGTGCGAGCCGGCGCGCGTGCTGCCGATGGCGCAGCGATACTTCCTCTTCTGA
- the ureB gene encoding urease subunit beta, giving the protein MIPGEYLLESGEVVANVGRRTVELTVANTGDRPIQIGSHFHFFEVNRALRFDRALAFGMRLNVPAGTAVRFEPGDEKRVTLVEFGGARRVFGLNGLTEGGDRERALARLAEWERRR; this is encoded by the coding sequence GTGATTCCCGGCGAGTACCTGCTCGAGAGCGGCGAGGTCGTGGCCAACGTGGGGCGCAGGACCGTCGAGCTGACCGTGGCAAACACGGGCGACCGGCCCATCCAGATCGGCTCGCACTTCCACTTCTTCGAGGTGAATCGTGCGCTCCGGTTCGATCGCGCCCTGGCGTTCGGCATGCGCCTGAACGTCCCCGCGGGCACGGCGGTCCGCTTCGAGCCCGGTGACGAGAAGCGCGTGACGCTCGTCGAGTTCGGCGGCGCGCGCCGGGTCTTCGGCCTGAACGGCCTCACCGAGGGCGGCGACCGCGAGCGCGCGCTCGCGCGGCTCGCCGAGTGGGAGCGGCGGCGATGA
- a CDS encoding GNAT family N-acetyltransferase — protein MDLTIELLDAEAAVRHQRALAELLEDAVDNGASIGFLPPMAPGEADAYWRTVVAAIRAGSRVLVVARDAGGALVGTAQLDLCTRPNGRHRAEAMKVIVHTRARRRGIGRALMLALEDEARRRGLTTLVLDTRHGDHAERLYAGVGYTLAGVVPAYARSVGGELDPSAFYYKLLEGGTT, from the coding sequence ATGGACCTGACGATCGAGCTCCTCGATGCCGAGGCCGCCGTCCGGCACCAGCGCGCGCTCGCCGAGCTCCTCGAGGACGCGGTGGACAACGGCGCCTCGATCGGGTTCCTGCCTCCGATGGCGCCGGGCGAGGCCGACGCCTACTGGCGCACGGTCGTCGCCGCGATCCGCGCTGGATCGCGCGTGCTCGTCGTCGCGCGCGACGCCGGCGGCGCGCTCGTGGGCACCGCGCAGCTCGATCTCTGCACGCGGCCGAACGGGCGGCACCGCGCCGAGGCCATGAAGGTCATCGTGCACACGCGGGCCCGCCGGCGCGGGATCGGCCGCGCGCTCATGCTGGCCCTCGAGGACGAGGCGCGCCGGCGGGGCCTCACCACGCTCGTCCTCGACACGCGCCACGGCGACCACGCCGAGCGGCTCTACGCCGGCGTGGGCTACACTCTGGCGGGCGTCGTGCCCGCGTACGCGCGGAGCGTCGGCGGCGAGCTCGATCCGAGCGCTTTCTACTACAAGCTCCTGGAAGGAGGAACGACGTGA
- a CDS encoding urease subunit gamma: MHLTPREQEKLLIFTAAEVARRRRARGLRLNHPEALALLTAEILEGIRDGRTVSELMEAGPSILRRDDVMEGVPEMIDEVQVEGTFPDGTKLVTIHHPIR; the protein is encoded by the coding sequence ATGCACCTCACCCCCAGGGAGCAGGAGAAGCTGCTGATCTTCACCGCGGCCGAGGTGGCCCGCCGCCGCCGCGCCCGCGGGCTCCGGCTGAACCACCCCGAGGCGCTCGCGCTGCTCACCGCCGAGATCCTCGAGGGGATCCGCGACGGCCGCACCGTGTCCGAGCTCATGGAGGCCGGCCCCTCGATCCTGCGGCGCGACGACGTGATGGAGGGCGTGCCCGAGATGATCGACGAGGTGCAGGTCGAGGGCACGTTCCCCGACGGCACCAAGCTCGTCACGATCCACCATCCGATCCGCTGA